Proteins encoded together in one Rhipicephalus microplus isolate Deutch F79 unplaced genomic scaffold, USDA_Rmic scaffold_141, whole genome shotgun sequence window:
- the LOC142761742 gene encoding neprilysin-1-like, protein MYAHLRRFKKAEDFGPINFGALGTIMGQQLTYSFEEQGALYDEHGKLVESWSRETHRKFIIGARCVSEQYYQFNSPITGMKLSVNNTLETSIPDNANL, encoded by the exons ATGTACGCCCACCTTCGCCGCTTCAAAAAGGCTGAGGACTTTGG ACCCATCAATTTCGGTGCCCTCGGAACTATCATGGGGCAGCAGCTGACGTACAGCTTCGAAGAGCAAG GCGCTCTGTACGACGAGCACGGCAAGCTGGTGGAGTCGTGGTCTCGTGAGACCCACCGCAAGTTCATCATTGGCGCCCGCTGTGTCTCCGAGCAGTATTACCAGTTCAACAGCCCCATCACTGGAATGAAG CTGAGCGTCAACAACACCCTGGAGACGAGTATCCCCGACAACGCGAACCTGTGA
- the LOC119175715 gene encoding neprilysin-1-like, protein MYSIPGMEPWTMEQVFFIAYGLSRCEVSRKRSMYFYVRPRDQIPNRFWTIIQLMNFGRFSAIFSCKVGTIMNPDQKCIVW, encoded by the exons ATGTACTCCATTCCCGGCATGGAGCCCTGGACCATGGAGCAGGTGTTCTTCATCGCGTACGGCCTG TCGCGGTGTGAGGTCTCCCGGAAGCGCTCCATGTACTTCTATGTTCGCCCGCGTGACCAAATACCGAACCGCTTCTG GACCATCATCCAGCTGATGAATTTCGGGCGGTTCTCGGCCATCTTCAGCTGCAAGGTTGGCACCATCATGAACCCGGACCAGAAGTGCATTGTCTGGTAG